From Spirosoma aerolatum, one genomic window encodes:
- a CDS encoding cold-shock protein, with protein sequence MQIGTVKFFNELKGFGFISPQDNQADIFVHASGLIDQIRENDQVKFNVIDGKKGVNAVDVEVI encoded by the coding sequence ATGCAAATAGGAACCGTTAAATTTTTTAATGAACTCAAAGGATTTGGGTTTATCAGTCCTCAAGACAATCAAGCCGATATCTTCGTTCATGCCTCCGGTCTGATTGATCAAATCCGGGAAAATGACCAGGTGAAATTCAATGTCATCGATGGCAAGAAGGGCGTAAACGCTGTGGATGTAGAAGTAATTTAA
- a CDS encoding acetyl-CoA hydrolase/transferase family protein, translating into MAFHLPITSPERAVSAIQSGNRVFIHSVSQTPHTLINAMVARADELRDVEICHMHTEGPLPYLDRQYQASFKPNSFFIGANMRKQLAEGIGDYVPIFLSEIHLLFQRNILPIDVALIQVSPPDEHGYCSLGASVDISLAAIHSAKYVIAQINPRVPRTHGDGLIPVSLLHAAVEVDTPIYEVLPAPISDLDRKIGRYIAGLVDDGATLQLGIGGIPNATVAELIHHKRLGIHTEMFSDGVIDLIERGVVTGEHKAVLPYRVVSSFVMGSQRVYDFINDNPGVAMKQTSFTNDTAIIRRNPRVTAINSAIEIDLTGQVCADTIGTYQYSGVGGQMDFVRGATLSEGGKPIIALASTTSKGESKIVPFLKEGAGVTTTRAHVHYIVTEYGIADLYGKNLRQRARALIDIAHPEHREVLEQKAYERLK; encoded by the coding sequence ATGGCGTTTCATTTGCCCATTACCAGTCCAGAAAGAGCCGTTTCGGCTATTCAGTCCGGCAATCGCGTTTTTATTCATAGTGTTTCCCAAACTCCGCATACGCTCATTAATGCCATGGTGGCCCGCGCCGATGAACTGCGCGACGTAGAAATATGCCATATGCACACCGAAGGGCCGTTGCCTTATTTGGACCGGCAATACCAGGCCTCGTTCAAACCTAATTCTTTCTTTATCGGAGCCAATATGCGGAAGCAGTTGGCCGAGGGTATCGGCGATTACGTACCGATCTTTCTGAGCGAAATACACCTGCTTTTCCAGCGCAATATCCTGCCTATCGACGTAGCGCTTATTCAGGTTTCGCCCCCCGATGAGCATGGCTACTGCTCGCTAGGCGCTTCGGTCGATATCTCACTGGCGGCTATTCATTCGGCTAAGTACGTAATCGCTCAGATTAACCCACGTGTACCACGTACCCACGGCGATGGACTTATCCCCGTTTCCTTATTACATGCGGCCGTCGAAGTCGATACGCCTATCTATGAAGTATTGCCCGCCCCGATCAGCGATCTGGATCGAAAAATTGGTCGCTACATTGCCGGGCTGGTCGATGATGGAGCTACGCTTCAGTTGGGCATTGGTGGCATTCCGAACGCTACGGTGGCTGAACTCATCCATCATAAACGGCTGGGTATTCATACCGAAATGTTTTCGGATGGTGTTATCGATCTGATCGAACGGGGAGTTGTTACAGGCGAACACAAAGCTGTACTCCCTTATCGGGTTGTTTCTTCCTTCGTGATGGGGAGTCAGCGTGTGTATGATTTTATTAACGACAATCCCGGTGTTGCGATGAAGCAGACCAGCTTCACCAACGATACAGCTATTATTCGGCGAAACCCTAGGGTAACGGCCATCAATTCAGCCATTGAAATTGACCTGACCGGTCAGGTCTGCGCCGACACCATTGGAACGTACCAGTATTCGGGCGTTGGCGGGCAGATGGACTTTGTTCGGGGAGCGACCCTGTCGGAAGGAGGCAAACCCATCATTGCGTTAGCCTCTACAACTAGCAAGGGAGAAAGCAAAATTGTTCCTTTCCTGAAAGAAGGGGCGGGCGTAACCACCACCCGTGCGCATGTGCATTACATCGTGACGGAGTATGGTATTGCCGACTTGTACGGAAAAAATCTCCGTCAACGCGCCCGTGCCCTGATCGACATTGCCCATCCCGAACATCGGGAAGTGCTGGAGCAGAAAGCGTACGAACGGTTAAAATAA